In Dama dama isolate Ldn47 chromosome 20, ASM3311817v1, whole genome shotgun sequence, a single window of DNA contains:
- the SLC27A3 gene encoding long-chain fatty acid transport protein 3, with protein sequence MASLLLLPLLLLLPLLLLPLRLWSQLRWFAADLAFTMRALRCKRALRARALAAAAADPEGPEGGCSLAWRLAQLARQRPAHTFLIHGAQRFSYAEAERQSNRAARAFLRARGWDGGPGGGGTGGAGEGELAAHCARDQAAGSGAARAVREGDGAAPLAPGATVALLLPACPEFLWLWFGLAKAGLRTAFVPTALRRGPLQHCLRSCGARALVLAPEFLESLEPDLPALRAMGLHLWAVGSDSRPAGISDFLAEASAEVDGPVPGYLSAPQNMTDTCLYIFTSGTTGLPKAARISHLKVLQCQGFYQLCGAHQEDVIYLALPLYHMSGSLLGIVGCLGIGATVVLKSKFSAGQFWEDCQQHGVTVFQYIGELCRYLVNQPPNKAERGHQVRLVVGSGLRPDTWERFVRRFGPLQVLETYGLTEGNVATFNYIGQQGAVGRASWLYRHVFPFSLIRYDVTTGEPIRDTQGHCVATSPGEPGLLVAPVSQQSPFLGYAGGPELARGKLLKDVFRPGDVFFNTGDLLVCDNQGFLRFHDRTGDTFRWKGENVATTEVAEALEALDFLQEVNVYGVTVPGHEGRAGMAALALRPPHSLDLVQLYAHVSENLPPYARPRFLRLQESLATTETFKQQKVRMAKEGFDPGALSDPLYVLDQAGGAYLPLTPARYRALLAGDLRI encoded by the exons ATGGCCTCTCTCCTGCTGCTacccctgttgctgctgctgccgctgctgctgctaccgCTGCGCCTATGGTCTCAGTTGCGCTGGTTCGCGGCAGACTTGGCCTTCACGATGCGCGCCCTTCGCTGCAAACGGGCCCTTCGAGCGCGCGCTCTGGCCGCGGCTGCCGCCGACCCAGAAGGTCCTGAGGGGGGCTGCAGCCTGGCTTGGCGCCTCGCGCAGCTGGCCCGGCAGCGCCCGGCGCACACCTTTCTCATTCACGGCGCGCAGCGCTTTAGCTACGCGGAGGCCGAGCGCCAGAGCAACCGGGCTGCGCGCGCCTTTTTGCGCGCGCGAGGCTGGGACGGGGGACCCGGCGGCGGCGGCACGGGGGGCGCCGGGGAAGGCGAGCTGGCGGCGCACTGCGCGAGAGACCAGGCGGCCGGAAGCGGCGCGGCGCGGGCCGTGCGGGAAGGGGATGGCGCGGCCCCTCTGGCACCTGGGGCCACCGTGGCGCTGCTGCTCCCCGCCTGCCCAGAGTTCCTGTGGCTCTGGTTCGGCCTGGCCAAGGCCGGCCTGCGCACGGCCTTTGTGCCCACCGCTCTGCGCCGGGGTCCCCTCCAGCACTGCCTCCGCAGCTGCGGCGCCCGCGCGCTGGTGCTGGCGCCAG AATTCCTGGAGTCCCTGGAGCCTGATCTGCCGGCCCTGAGAGCCATGGGGCTTCACCTGTGGGCTGTGGGCTCTGACAGCCGTCCTGCTGGAATCAGCGATTTTCTGGCTGAGGCCTCAGCGGAAGTGGATGGGCCAGTGCCCGGGTACCTGTCTGCCCCCCAGAACATGACGGACACGTGCCTGTATATCTTCACCTCCGGCACCACGG gccttcCCAAGGCTGCTCGGATCAGTCACCTGAAGGTCCTGCAATGCCAGGGATTCTACCAGCTGTGCGGTGCCCACCAGGAGGATGTGATCTACCTCGCCCTCCCGCTGTACCACATGTCTGGCTCCCTGTTGGGCATCGTGGGATGCTTGGGCATTG GGGCCACGGTGGTGCTGAAGTCCAAGTTCTCAGCTGGTCAGTTCTGGGAGGACTGTCAGCAGCATGGGGTGACGGTGTTCCAGTACATCGGGGAGCTGTGCCGGTACCTTGTCAACCAGCCCCCG AACAAGGCAGAACGTGGTCACCAGGTCCGGCTGGTGGTGGGAAGTGGGCTGCGGCCAGACACCTGGGAGCGCTTTGTGCGGCGCTTCGGGCCCCTGCAGGTGCTGGAGACTTACGGGCTGACCGAGGGCAATGTGGCCACGTTCAACTACATCGGACAGCAGGGCGCTGTGGGGCGCGCCTCCTGGCTCTACAGG catgtcttccccttctctttgatTCGCTATGATGTCACCACAGGGGAGCCAATTCGGGACACCCAGGGGCACTGTGTGGCCACGTCTCCAG GCGAGCCAGGCCTGCTGGTGGCCCCTGTGAGCCAGCAGTCGCCATTCCTGGGCTACGCTGGGGGGCCGGAGCTGGCCCGGGGAAAGCTGCTGAAGGACGTCTTCCGGCCTGGGGATGTTTTCTTCAACACCGGGGACCTGTTAGTCTGCGACAACCAGGGCTTTCTCCGCTTCCATGATCGTACTGGAGACACCTTCAG GTGGAAGGGGGAGAATGTGGCCACCACCGAGGTGGCGGAGGCCTTGGAGGCCCTGGACTTTCTTCAGGAGGTGAACGTCTACGGAGTCACTGTGCCAG GGCATGAAGGCCGGGCTGGGATGGCAGCCCTGGCTCTCCGTCCCCCCCACTCTCTGGACCTTGTGCAGCTCTATGCCCATGTTTCTGAGAACTTGCCACCTTATGCCCGGCCTCGATTCCTAAGGCTCCAG GAGTCCCTGGCCACCACAGAGACCTTCAAGCAGCAGAAGGTTCGGATGGCAAAAGAGGGCTTTGACCCAGGCGCGCTGTCTGACCCACTCTACGTTCTGGACCAGGCCGGGGGCGCCTACCTGCCGCTCACCCCGGCCCGGTACAGAGCCCTCCTGGCCGGAGACCTTCGCATCTGA